The Elaeis guineensis isolate ETL-2024a chromosome 3, EG11, whole genome shotgun sequence region AAATACTTTCTTAAAAGTAGCTGTACATTGTCCACTAGATATTGGATATAGATGCGTATTAAAGATAGCCTGTTACATGTCCAGCACTTCCACAAACATCCATCTATTTGCTAAAGGAAAACTGGTATAAAGACAATGAGGATATATCCAACTATTTCCTCCATGTCCCAGATACTTTTGGAGAATATCAAGTTATGATTGAGTTAGGCCAACAAATTCAACACCTAGGTAAACAATCCATGATGGTAAATAAGACCCCTTTCAGCTTTCATTGTAATGTGTGTCCTAGGTCTAGGATTGGAACACCACCCATGTAACAGCCCTATATTGGTTTTTTTATGTAGTGCATCGGCCAGGGACGAGTACAGGATACCCCTAGTATACCTGCAGACTCCATACTGATCCAGAATACCCCCGCAGACACCATACTGATCCAGGATACCCCTAGTCTAGCTGCAGACTCCATACTGATCCTGAACCAACACATATCACTATGAAACTACCCTATATCAACTGATCCAGGAACCAACACATACTTATCCAGGATTTAACCCCTCCCGAGCCCAGGCACCCTGCTTGATATGCTctgctctgctctctctctctctccccccctctccctccctcccttctcATTCCGATACTATATTTGGTGCGATACATGGTATGGTGTGTACTGCACTGACCATGGATCACTATGGTCCTAATCCTCAATATTTGACAATAAAAAACATTGaataagattgaaatataacctaTGCAACGAAAGAAATATATCTAAGAGTATAGAATTTTCAATAAATGAAGCAGAACTTACTAGTTGTCATACTTGATGCAGttatatgttaaaaaaatatttgtttgtTCTCATAAATGGAACATCTTTTATGTTTGTTGTCACAAATAGAAACCTCTTTTTCAAGATTTGTGATATCAGCATGTGTTTTTGTCCATACCAGGCATCTGTGTCTATGATTCATAGTTGACTTATAGCAAAGAGTCAAATATAAAGGTGATGGCAAGAGAAAACCTCCTTCACTATCACGTGGCAGACAACAGGAAGATAAAACCATAAAGGCCATGTAGGCACAGGAAGAAAATGATGTGTTCGGTTGTCTTTTTTGTTAAACCTATTTTTTCAGGTGGGTATTGTCAAACTGGTCATAAATTGCTGATTCAAGAATCATTTTCTTTAAAAGCTGAAAGTTGATGGAAAGACAAGGGACATGTAATGAAGCAAAGAAATCACTTTATTAAATGGCTATCTAAATGCCTATGCAACCATCTAGTGGCTAAGTAAAGCATAAATACTTACACAAGACCTGTTTAAATATTTAGCAACCTTTTAGTCTTGCGTGATTATTAGTTTCATGACCAACCTAAAATTACCCTTCAACATGATCTGACAATCATTATCTGCATTTTCTCCCTAGCTGTGTGTTTTAGTCATCAAACAGTCTAGAAGTTTCATGTGAGTACACCATAATATGCTCAATTGATAGAGAAGTATTATTCTGATTTACCTGAACCTTAGCATTTCTACTGACAAAGGAAAAAATTGTCTTGCCTTCCTCTCTCTAtatcttgatctttttttcttctcccttttttcttGTCACATTTAGATGCTCTCTTCTCAGAATAGTTGCAGCAAAAACTCATCTTCtaattctcatttttttcttaaacTTAGAGTTCTGTAATTTCCTACCAATTACTTCACAAGGTTCTTGGTTTTACTCGTAAAATTGATAATAAGGACACCAGAACATTTATTAAATAACAAATACACCTAGAAGAGTCATTGTTTTTAATAATTTGTAAGTTTTATGCATTAATTTTATGTGAATTTCATACATTTAACATTTTGTAAAACTCATAGCCATTGTATAGTCTATTTGAAATGATTAAACCCCAAGTACTGGAGAGAGTTTAAAAAACATATAGCTATTTTAACAACCTTGCTTTAGAGAAACAACAGTTGCAAGTGGACTACCtagaaaaattggaaaaattcTTGAATCAAAACTCCACTTTATACAACAAGATGTTAGATAATAAGAACACTGCAGCAAGTCTTCTTAGAAACCAATCATTAATACAGAATCTAAGCTAGGGAAAAAAAAAGTTATTGTAATAACAAGTTGCACATAAGTTTAAGTCATCATCAGATATGCATAGGGATGTGCACAAATGATGACTCAACTAATTTGATAACCAGACATGCATGAGGACAGCCTTGTGGATTCATTCCAACGACTGTGAATTATCATAACTGAGATCTTGGTTCAATTTTTACTTCCAGAATAGTGTAATTTCTAATAGTAACTGCAAAGGATCACTGAGTACTAATAACCACAGCTGATTGTTAACAAGTTACCCATAAGAAAGATTTGCCAGAAGGTAATACTGTACACATGGCAATGGGGAAGGGAGAGCACAGTGAAAGGTATAAGAACAATGTAAAACAACCAAGAACAAAATCCAAATGATAACTAGAGATGATACTCAAATACCATGGATGCCGAACCAACTGGTGCACAGAAGTTAGTTAAGTGTGATGCTAATTATAAGGAATGTTCTAGACAAGCAACGATATTAATCAAAGGAATTGCATGAAATATGATTAGTAACTCAGGAATTGCACAATACATCATAAGTAACCAGAAGAGGAGAAAACAACAATGAGTGTGTATAAACATAAATTAATAGAAATAGAACAAAACTCTACAGTAAGACTTTGGCTGCTAGAAGAATGACTGACTGAAAATTTGACACGGTGACATCATGGCTCAGGTATGGATCCAACAAACCAGACCCACTGGCAAGTCAGGTTAGTTTTGGATTGTAGATTCTGACCTGCCTAGAACCCTATATATAGATATGCATGCACTCACAAATATATATACACAATGCACAAGATTTTTCAAGGAAAAAAAGACAAATAAAATCAAACCCTTATCTATTTCAACTACAATTGTGCCCCACCCAGCCTCCATCTgatcctctcctctctcccctcataTCACTCTCCTTCACAACTATCTTCTCCATCCTCCCTTTCTCCtctcccttttctctctctttccggAATGCCTCCATCCCATCGTTAATCTAGGCTTTGGTTGTCGAGCTCCAGCACCACACTATATCACAGCATCATAGGCCAAAGCTCCAAGTTTCCAACCTAGTCATCCCCTCCAACGGATCCCCACCATTTCAACTGTCATGCCATTTGGGTGCAATCTAAGTACATAATATCATAACCCCATCCTTGTGAGCCAGCTTGGGAGCCCCATCACTACCTGCTATATTTGACTAATCCCAAACAAAATGCAGAAAATAAACTTGAACTGTATTGGATTGGatttaaaaatttctaaaaacaaAAAGTTCAAAGGATTAATATAGCATCCACTTATACTTCAAAATATGATCCCTCAATTTTTTAGAACTATTTGAGTAGTGATCAACATTATGCAACCATTGCAAATTTCTGCCAGATTTCTAGCAAGTAATGATGGGAAAGCAAGCAATCTATCATACTACCAAGATGATCAATTGGAATTTAAGGGTGACATACCTTACAAATCACAATATCACATGGCTGAAGCTCATGCAACCAAGAAGAAACCATCGAAAATACCTTGAGTACACAGAGAGAGGACTAGGTTTCATTTAAGGAAAttcattatttttaaatcaagAGTTACTTtttgagagagaggaagagagaccaTCCATATTATCCAAGTCCAAATATCTGGGAAGCACCAGCTAAGCCTCAAACCTAGAACCTTGGTTGGTAGCTTGATGGGCGTGACCACTAGGATAAGCCCCAATTCATCATTATTTTTAGGCAAAAGTTCAACAATGAATAAAGAAAATATAACTAAGTATCTTGATGATGACCTTTCACAGAAAgaacataattctcaataacCTTGACCTCTTTTTCTATCCTTCGACCTATCTCTATGATCCCTTTTTTGTCCAAAGATTATAGAATTGCCAAAAACCCACCAAACCAGCTCCTTATTTTGTTATTTGTattttccttttccttctcttcttccctcTACTCCTTCCCACCCAAGGCATATCATCCTCATCAACACTAGAAACTACAAGATATCCAAGCAATTCTTAACCTCCTCCACCAACCATAAGTGCCCTTCTTTTTCCTCCGATTCCTCCAACCCCAGTCCACTCCCTACAAGGTCCTCAAACCCAAGCTAATCTCCCGCATATACTTGCTGCTTAATCTATACCACTAGATACACTAAATTACCTAATGCTTCAGCTCTCTCCAACCTATAATCGGCTTATGAACATCAAGACTCAAAAAacaggagaagaaattttgttttGTTCCCTTTTACACTCAACCCCtccacccccccccccacacacacacaaaaagaaaaagaaaggtacACTCCTAACTCTTGAAAGGTTTCTCTCCATCTCTAGTGTTGTTCTCTTCTACTCCTCATTGTTgggaatttgaaagaaaaaggatGAGGGGAAATGGCCACCAGAAGATTAACACTTCAAACATAAAATGACACATATAATTGCAAGAAGATCAATGATCAAATTTAAATCTCTTATTTCGCAAAACCAAAGCCCTATTATTTGAAGCattctataatatatatattactcAAAATTATTTACTATAGAAAAAATAATTACCAGAATACTAGACCAGTGTTAACTTGCTATGATACTTGGATTAAAAATACAGTATTACACTTCAAAGAGCAACTAAAAGGGTCAGCGAGCAGAAACAAGTAATTGAAAGCAAAAATATAACCCATCTTGTGACACATGCATGGGCATGCTGGACTCGCTAGATATAAGGAAAGGCTAAACAAGTTAGATGACAAAACAGACAAGACTTAGTAAAAAAATGTTAGGTAGAGAGAGAACAAAAGCATAGAGAGAAAATATTAGGAAGAGTGAGAATGAGAATTATTAGATGGAATGAGAAATCAACCAGTCATTTAAGTAAATAAGAACGAGAATGATAATGGAAGCAGGAAGATGATCAATAATGTGATTGATGGcaatgatatcataaaacagCAACTCATTCCTAAATTGAAGCATCATCCAGTAAGATCTATAGTATTGTTGTTGATTTGCTAGAAAAATGCAAAATATAAGAAACCCTGACGATTATAACAAAAAGACTGCTGTTCCATTTGATTTAGCAAAATCTATCGTTGATAGTGACAGATCGTCAAATTTGAGCAAGCTGAGCTGGCTTTATGTAGCTAAGGTTTAGGCATTCAAATTAACACGGAATGATCCAATCAAATGGAGAAATGAACAATGCATAAGCTCATCTCACACAACAAACTCCTTATTTTTCCAACATAGATCATGGAAACAACCCCATGCTTAGAAATAAACAAAATTGAATTTTTGGTGAAATCAGTGCTCATTCAAGATTAAGATCAAACAAACATAAAAAGATTAAGCTTCTTAGTTAGGTCCAACATTAAAAAATGCATGACCAAAATGACAGTACATACCATACTATACAAAACACATCACAATAACTTTCTTAGATTTACCTGATTAAGCATCCACTTAAAGCCAACGGCAGCTGTGCATTCATTTTTTGAAGCACTACTGTGCCAATCTAGATTGTAAACTTTATCCAATGTCTTTATGATGGCTGATATATTGCTTCTCCTTTCTTTGACAGAGAATATCTCCCCATTAGAGCTAATGTTAATGTGGCTATTTAGCAAAGTCTCAAACCACCCACTTCCAGACCTCTGCATTGACAATATAGCAAAGTATCGAACTGGTGTGCATGCACATTCTTCCCTGACAAGTTAAGAGAGTTGTTATGCAATGTCTTTGTACAATCCAAATCAAGAATAAATATCCAGAAAACAGAAGCCTCTTTACCTGCTATAAGTGGTAGGTTCCGGATAGTGCACATAAGGAATCTCAGATGGTGGAATACCAGGATCATGGCAAGGCAGTTCTGCTAGTTCGATCATTATTATTCTGGGCACACCATGATTCCCTATTTGCTTTAAACACATAGAGCAAATATAAACACCACAGATCATAACAGCAACCAAGACAACCATCCTCAATGCAAGCGGTGATTTCTTTGGAGGCTTTATTATGAATGACTCCTGTTtgagatgaaagaaaagaaaatatttaacATGGTTGGATAGGGGGAAGAAACACAGAGAAGCTAAGACCCCTGATAGTCCCATTGTGAccatatacaaaaataaacaCAACTCCATCCAAGATTTCACTTTGCATGCAAGGAACTCGACAAGTAGTACATAAGAAGGTTCCAGAAGAAAAGACAAAACAAAATAATTGTTGCTCTATTTGATTCACTCAATTAGTTAAAAGCCAGAGGAAGAAGAACCATGCAGAGTCCCTTGACGTTAATAGAAATCAGATCAGAAAATTCATAGCACAGAATTCATTTAATGCAAAGCATCGGAGTATGATGGCAAACCACGAGCTAAGAGAGGCTTCAAAATCCACTGGCATCGAAGATTGTTCAAGCCAGTGCATTAATCAGATACAAAGATCTCCAAAAGCAAcaacaatccctaataaggagaAAACAAAGGAGCTtttaaaatattcaatcaatagagAACGAAAAAAAGGGACAAAAACCAAAATATACTATCATTTATTCAATTCCAACAACAGCTACGAACGCTAAAGGAAGAGAAACTGTGCCCTAAAAAAGTGAATTAAATAAATCTCGGATAAAACATATTCATTCCAACGAAACAGAGACGCTCGTATCTCCACCAGACAACATCAAAATCCCAACTTTTTTTAACCCCACAAGAAATCACAAACAGAGCAAGATATCTAATGGCGTTagacaataaaataaaaaagaaatagaaaaagagagaACAAGAAAGGAATCACCTTATTGAAAGAACAGCAATCTTCTGCCATCTTTTGCTTTTATTTTGGCTTTTTGTCTATCCTTCAAGAAAAAAGGGCATAAAAAGAAGAGCAACCTCCCCccacctcctcctctctctctctctctctcagatcttTCCTCCCCTTTTCCTTTTCTATTTCTATTCCTCTTGCTtcttctctctctgtctctctctctcagaagAAACTTCTTGTGGGGCGTATTTTCCTCTTCCTTTTTTTCAAAAGAAGGCTCTTTTTGGAGGAGAGCGGAGCGAAGAAATCCAAACGCACACCTGGGCCTGGCCTTTTCCCATCATACTAAAACCCCTCCCTTGAGCCACCATCAATACCATCAAACGCCTGCAAcgctctcctctcttcttcccttcTCTTCCCTGCCCGCCTTTCCTTTCGCTCGGATTTGTCTCGATCTCGAATCGCCGTTTGTTTTTCTCCTTCAAAAACCAATCTTTCCTCCTCCCTCGACTCTCCCAAAGCTTCGCGGAAGTACACCTGGCAGTGCGGAGAGGGAGAGAGCGGGCGAGAAGGCGGACAAAACCAACAGACGCACCGGAGGGTTTGGGGGGAACATTACTAGTACGAGAAAGAGAACAGAGATCGCATGTGATCCATTCAAAATCTAGACTTTTATTCGCTTTCTATCCATCTGGAAGAAGCCCAATTTGTGATGGCACCCAAAATTACATTCttaatatcatatatacaaagaaagagaaaagtaaaCAGAACATTTTGATACATGATTTATCCCACAAGTACTCGTGTGCTCATATACCCACTTGCACGAGTCTGCAATACCGGCGGCATTGGAATATGGTACATGCGTGTGTGCAAATTTGATAAATAGCAACGATGCTATTTAATcactttttttatataaaatgattAAAGTACTTTTATTTATAATTGAAGAGTttaacttatttttattttttttgataattaagaAGTCATAATTACAAAAACAACAATAATAGAACAGATACCATACATTACATAAAAGGCAAGCCATA contains the following coding sequences:
- the LOC105041387 gene encoding uncharacterized protein isoform X1, with protein sequence MAEDCCSFNKESFIIKPPKKSPLALRMVVLVAVMICGVYICSMCLKQIGNHGVPRIIMIELAELPCHDPGIPPSEIPYVHYPEPTTYSREECACTPVRYFAILSMQRSGSGWFETLLNSHINISSNGEIFSVKERRSNISAIIKTLDKVYNLDWHSSASKNECTAAVGFKWMLNQGLMANHEKIVDYFRIRGVFAIFLFRRNRLRQMVSIVANNHDRNTKQLNGTHKAHVHSKDEAEVLARYKPTINATSLMFHLRSTGESTANALEYFNSTRHIVVYYEDLIRNRTKMVDVLDFLKVPQRKLASRHVKIHTRPLSDQVQNWDDVYHALKGTQYENFLNADYKL